Genomic DNA from Eschrichtius robustus isolate mEscRob2 chromosome 4, mEscRob2.pri, whole genome shotgun sequence:
ATCTGGGGCTTCAGAGTAGGCAGCAGTGGGGAGGCGCCAGAGGGAGGTGGGAGCACACTCCCCTCAGTGTTTAGACCCTCTCTCTGCGCAGCCAGAGATCTGGGACACTGACATCCCTGGGGACCTGCTGTGTGACAGTCCACGGAGGCCCGGTACACATCCCTGCGTCTTCCCTGTGCCAGGAGCAGCCCTGCTTGTTGACCAACTGCCTGCAGGCCCCCGGCTCAGTGGAGCAGGTGCTGTTAGCCGATTTCctagatggggagactgaggctcagaggggtcgGCCTCCTGCCCACAGTCAGGCAGATGTACGTGGGGACTGGACTTGAAGTTAGAATCCTGGTCTGTCTAGCTCCAGGGCAGGAAGTGCTTGCTGTATCGTCATGGGTCTGACATTCACGGGCCTCCTGACTCATCCTCGCAGATGGCAAGTCACAGATCATGGGCCCCTCTTTGCGGCTGTGAAGTGGGTCTAGACTTAATGACCTGGCCAAGGCCACAGccaggaggtggcagagctgggattcgatGCAGGGGCTGGTGGACGCCAAGCCCAGGCACTAGCTCTGCTCCTTTCCCCCCGGCCCACTGCGGTGGCCgacccccaccccagtcctgaACGCCCGCCTGCTTGCCTCCCCGCAGACACCCTCTGTTCGGCCGCAACGTGCCCCTGTCCAGCGGCTCAGGCTTCATCATGTCGGAGGCTGGCTTGATTGTCACCAACGCCCACGTGGTGTCCAGCACCAACACCGTCTCGGGCCGGCAGCAGCTCAAGGTGCAGCTGCAGAACGGTGAcacctacgaggccaccatcaaagACATCGACAAGAAGTCGGACATCGCCACCATCAAGATCCACCCCAAGGTGAGTGGGcggcgggggatggggggagcCCTTCCTGGACCCCGGGGCTCTGAGACGCGCTGGCCCAGCCCTCCCGTCAGACACTCGGAGGAACTGAGACCCCCGGGGACCGGCGATGTGTCCCCAGTCTTGGGTCTAGTCAGACTAGAACCCGGGCGTCCGGACATCGCCCTGTGCCTCCCCTGAGCCGCCCGTGCAGGGCAGAGCAGGCTCTGTGCTGCCCATAGCCGCTCCCACACGGAGGGTCTCCGAGGCCCAGGACACTTCCGTTGTCCCTCCCGGGCCCATTCCTGGGGATGCCGCTGTCCCCGTGGGCGTGACAGAGGCCAGTGGGGAGCACTTGGGATACTTGaccccctccatccccccacTTCCACATCGGCACCCCAGCTGAGCAGGCAGACCTACCCCGGGGCCACAGTGCTCCTCCGTGACTACCACTGGCCATTTCTGGGAGGCCAGCCTGAGCACACCCCCCAATCCCCACCATAGCCCTTGGCGGGAGGGGCGCCAGTGTCCGGCTATttcagaggggaaactgaggcctggggagtCAGGTGATTGCCCGAGGTCAGTCTAACCAAGGGCAGGTTGGGCCCACTCGGCTAAGTCCTAGACTCCCTCCAGCGTGTTTCTTGTCGTCCAGCGTTGTGGTCACGACTCTGGGGGCCACTGCGGGCTCACCTGCGGTGACCTGTGCCCTGCCTACGCCATGAGGTCTCTGAGGGGCGGGCCCATCTGGGCTGGCGAGTCCAGCTTGGCTGAGTCTGAACCTGGCTTCTGCTCTTTCTGAATAATGTTGCCAGCACTTGAGATGATCGGTCTTTTGCAAGGAGGTGTCCTCTTGCCCGATCACGGGAGAGGAGATTTAGTGGCTCCACGCCACTATCCTAACGGAGACCCTTGCCCACTTTTGAGCCCTTTCCCAGTAGTTATTGAGTCTGGGAACACCACCTCCATTTTAAAGACGAGAAAACtgtggctggggaggagggacatTGTACTCAAGGACAGAGGCTGGCACACTTTTTCTGTGAAGCGCCAGGTAATAAATGATTTAGACTTCGCGGGCCCTGTGGTCTCTGTAGCAACTTCTCTGCACTGGACTGGGAACAGCCACAGGCCAGATGGCTGGGCTGTGGTCCAAGAAAAGATTATTTACAGAAGAGGCTGCTGGATTGGGCTGGATTTGCCCAAGGGCCACAGTTTGCGACCCCTGCCCAAGGACCCCTGTGGGGAGAGGCAGAGCTGGATTAGACCCCAGGTCTGGCTGTCTCTGGGTCTCTCCCCTTCCAGGCACTGGAATCCCAGGGGGGGGCAGGGGCGCACCCCAGCGGCCTCCTGGGGCCAAAGATGCCAGCAGAGTCAGTAAGACCCAGGTGCCCTGGTGCCCAGAGATGCCCAGCGCCTGCAGCGGTTCTCCTGACAGCAGGTCTGCCTCTTAGCCTCCGAGCCCTGCACGCGGCATCAAACCAAGCTTTGGGGAAAGCTGCCGACCCGCGTTGTTCTTCTGGGTCCTCACCCCGATTGCAGCGCCCGGTTCCTCCACCTGGGACCCTTTGTGCCACTTACTGAGGCTTCGCCGTCCAGCGGCACAGAAAGTGGCGCGTCGAGACCCCTCGTCTCCCACGTGGGCACAGCCGCTTGGTGTCTCCTTAACCCGCCCGGAGGTCCCCCCTCACTCCGTTTACAGGCGTTTACCTTTCTACCTTTATCGAGAGCTGCTATGAAAAACAGGGAAAAATTCTTATTTGACGTGGTGGCACTGCGTCAAAAGGGGAAACTCCTGACACGGGAGCAGAGAGCAGAGGCCAGATGGAACCCACTGTCCTGAGGGTCCACAGTGCGGGATCCTGCCCCCCGACTTCCAGAGTTAGCCGAGGCCCCTGTGATCTGAGCGCGGCCATCTCCGGggcttttctccctttttccacTGTGTAGTCTAGAAGCTTTACTCCCCTCCACAATTAGCACGTGGACTTCATGTTATTTAGTTCACCTGGAAGTTTGCTTCCTGTAGTTGCCTTTATCACTGACGCACCATTGGTGGGGAAACTCCAGCACCTTGTGAAGAAGACTTCTTATCTGGAAATGAGAACAGACCCACAGGAAGCTGCGGAAGTGGTGCTGAggggtcccacatgccgcccCTCCCCCCGGGGTGACATCCGACATGAGGGGTGCAGCATCCAAACCAGGAAACCCTCCAAGTTCACGGGCATCTCCTCCTCTGAGCTTGCTCCCTGCAGCTTCCAGAACAGGGAGACAAATAAGGCACGGCCCTGCTCAGAGCTCCCAGTCCAGATGCAgagtcagacagacagacagacagacaggctcCGCTGGCTCCAGGAGAGGAGAGTGCGGGTGTTCCTCGGTGTGCAGGGGCGGGACGGGGACGCAGAGCGTGGTTAAGTCGCTTTATCTCTCTGGCCTCAGCTTCCCTGGGCGTCTATATTGGGAGATCAGGTTGAGCTGCATCGGATTCCAAAACCAGCATCGCGGGTCCCCACTGGGCTCCAGGGCTCCCGCAGACCCCATTCCACACATCAGTGTGTGCATTTTCCGGGTGCTGCTGTGCATGGCTTTTGTCGGATTTTCAGAGGGATCTGGGACCACTGAACCACTGGGCTCAGTGACCTCGGAGGCCGTGCCCGGCTGGACCCTCTGTGCACTCTCCCTGTGACGGACCCCTGACGCCTGCCCTAGGGAGACCTGTGGTCACTGGGGGGCTGAGCCTCTGCTCTGTGAACGCCAGCCCCGGGTCTCGTGGCCACCACGGGGCAGCCAGACTTGCCTTGGTCTGCAGCCCTGACGGCTCTGTCCAGCTGCTCCAGGGACCACCCTGCCGGGGGCCTGGACGTGGTCTGGCTCTGGTCCTACCGAAGGCCGACAGCTGAgcctccctccccgtgtcctccccacctccccccagaaAAAGCTCCCGGCGCTGTCGCTGGGCCACTCGGCAGACCTGCGGCCCGGCGAGTTCGTGGTGGCCATTGGTAGCCCCTTCGCCCTGCAGAACACCGTGACCACAGGCATCGTCAGCACGGCCCAGCGGGACGGCCGGGAGCTGGGCCTCCGGGACTCGGACATGGACTACATCCAGACAGACGCCATCATCAACGTGAGCGCCCGCCGTAGCCACGGGGCTGTGTCCCCAGAGCCCTCTCCAGCACTGGGCGCAGCCACTGGCTAGAAAGTTCTTTCTTTAGGTGAAGCGGAGCTCTGACTCCCTGTGACTTCTACCCATGGGTGCCAGGCTGGCCCTGGGACTCAGAGGCTGCTGGCCTGACCCGGGACAGCCCTTCAGGGAGGTAGAGGCATAGCCGAGGCCCCCGAAATATCTTTGCCCAAATACACACCCCAGTCAACATTGATTGTTactactattgttattattactattatgttGGATGGCACCTTTTGCATTCACAAAGCACTTTGACGGCCGGCGCCTGCCTCTCTGGCTTTGCCGTggttcagaccctcttctggaaGCGTTAGTCTTTGAGAGACTCCTCGAGGCTGGTGGGATGAGAAATGGTGCCCCATCCTGCAGCCGCCTGCTGCTGCCCTTCCTGTGGATGTGAGGCTGGAGGGAGCCCCTGAGGTCTGTGCAGACAGCACGGGGCAGGTCAGACCCTGATGATCAGACGGCCGTGCACTTGGCCTCTGTGGGCCTCAGCTTTCTTATCTATGAAACGGGAGACAGTGATGAGGCCTTTCGACGTTGTCCGGGGATGACATTCAATTACATGTTTCTGTGCTGGTTGGAATGGTAGTTGGAAGAAAAAGCTTCAGGAACCCTCGGGGTCGGGGGGCCCAGGGCACAGCTAATGTCGAATTTCTTCGCCCTGCAGTACGGGAACTCCGGGGGACCGCTGGTGAACCTGGTAAGTGTCCCCTAGAGCAGGGGCCTCGAGTTTTCGGGGGCTCTGCTCACATGGCGGGTGGGGCACAGCCTCGAGGCAGGCGTGGGACCCAGAACACAGCCAGCAGCCTGGAGGCCCGGGCGGAGGATATGACCCCGAGCACGTGCTGCCCCGTGCCCCCAGGGGAGCTGGTGCTGTCAGAGGAGTGAGGGACGCCCCGAGAACAGCAGCCCAGGCCGGGGCTGTGTGCCTGTGGTGGACctggggcaggggacacaggttggggACGAGTCACCCCCTCTGGCTCCCCCTGTTGTCGTGTTGACAGGAGACGAGATGGGCGTGCCACGCACCTCGGCACCCAGGCTCCCTGGGTTTGGTCCCTGCATCTGGGCCGTGTAAGGATAGACCAGGCCAGCTGAGGTCCAGCCCTCTGTAAGACACAGATGCCTGTTCCCCCAGTGCCAGATCTCAGGGGAACGCCTTAGCCTTGCCATTCAGGCAGTGCTTGGGAGGGGGTCCCATCCAAGGAGGGGGTCAGGCAGGGACACACCCAAGCACAGTGTGAGGAGCAGGGAGGGCTCCAGAGGGACACCGGGCCGGGGGACCTGGCAGCTGACATgggatcagggagggcttcctggaggcagGAGCATCTCATCTGGGCTGTGGAGATGGAGGGTTTGGGTGGATGGGGACGTGCAGGAGAAGGATATTCCGGGGAGAGGGCAGAGCATGGACACGAGGTGGAGGCGTACATGCAGGTGTCGCTGCTGGAGCAACAGGTGGGAAACAGCGCAAGGAGGCTGGTGTGCCACGTCCTGACGCGGAGGGTGCGTCTCCCCGCGCCCTGACAAGCCCTAGGCTCTTCCAGCAGTGCTGAGGCCATAGCGCTGGTGTTCAAGAAAGCTCGTGTGGGAGGACCTTAGGCCAGAGGCCAGGAGGCCACGCCCTGTGGTCCAGGCGGAGGGGGATGGGCATACAGGGCCGATGAGAGACTCTCCATCCCTGGATCCTCTCCTCGCCTGGTCCTCCCACCTCATGGCTCCTGGGGAACAGGTGGGGATGGGCACTTGGGGGACCAGGCAGGCGAAGTATGCCTTTGTCCAAAGCTCTGAGGCAGGCCCCAGAGGGGACCCCTGGTGACCAGGCCAGGCCCTGGCCTGGGTGTCGTGTGCAGGTGTCACCCCCGGGGTGAACGGGAGAGCCAGGGCAGGGGTGCCTGCCGGGCTGAGGGAGGGGCTAGgtccaggagagaggcctcaggctGCAGGTCCGACAGAGCTGCAGCAGCCTCgcggtgggcagggcagggcagggcagggtgggagcCCAGCTCCAAAGGGACAGAAAGGAGGGGGGATGCTGGGGGCGGCCCTGGGCCCACTTGCCCCACCCTGCTTCTAGAAGGAGGGGATGGGGGGTCCCACAGTCCTCATCACGTCCCTCTTGGCTCCAGCCCCTCAGAATGCTGCCTGGGGGTGTCCTCGGTCAGCGGGCTCTGCTTCTCAGGGGCAGACTGCAAGCTTCCCCGGCTGACACTCTCCAGCGATGGGGGCGGGGTCAGCTTTGGAGGCAAATGGCGGGAGAGGTGGGGGTCCCTGACCCAGGTGTGAACCCCAGAGCACCTTTTCGGAGCTTCTCAGGGAGGGCGCTGATGGCCAGGGTCCCCTCTGGGAGCCGAGCCGCGGACACGCTGCTCTGCTGCTGAGGGCAGAGGTCGCTGGGGCTCCCCGAGTGACCACCCGCTCTGATCACCTGCCCAGGACGGCGAGGTCATTGGCATCAACACGCTCAAGGTTGCGGCCGGCATCTCCTTTGCCATCCCCTCAGACCGCATCACGCGCTTCCTCACGGAGTTCCAGGACAAGCACGGCAAAGGTACGGAGTTCCCacgtggaggcagggaggctgtcCCAGGGCTGAGCCCACAGCCTCCAGCCGGGCCAGGAGATCCTGCGGTGCTGTGTGCCCACGCTCACTCCTGACCCAGTCCTGACGTCCTGAGACACCCCCGCCCCGGGATACCTCAGCCTCTTTCAGGTCTTCCACTTCATGGCCACGTTCACGCCTACCCCTCCAGACTGGCCCCTCCGGCTGGGGATCATCAACCTCACCTCCCACCTCCAGGGGTTTGGCTCTTGGGCTTCACTTGTCTGGGCTGCTCCGTAGCTGTCAGAACCCAGTGCTTCCTTCCTTgcatccacccacccactcaccaacccacccacccatctgcccatccacccacccatcccttCACCCACCAACACACCCATCCATTCACCCACCAACACACCCATCCCTTCACCCACCAACACACCCATCCCTTCACCCACCAACACACCCATCCCTTCACCCACCAACACATCCATCCCTTCACCCACCAACACACCCATCCATTCACCCACCAACACATCCATCCAACCACCCACCCccctatccacccatccattcttctccccacccacccatccacgcACCCACTCATACAtccgttcatccatccatccactcatcccttcatccatctatccttcctttcttccttccttttccttctttctttccttccatccctccttccttctgttcatccatccacctattcacccttccttccttccttccacccatCCACCAGAGCCCGAGGTCCTGATGCTTGGACATCACCCTCTTCTCGTCCTCCATCTCCTACCCCCCACACACAGGCGTGTCCAGCCCACCCTGCCCGCTCCCAGGTGGCCACGAGCATCCACCTGGGAGAGGCCTTGACAAGGCCAGGTGACTGTCCCCTGTCCCTAGTAAGGACAGGCCAGCCGCTTTCCCAAAGTCGGTGGTCACGGCCACTCTCCAGAGGAGGGCCGCGTTTCTGATCTCAGGACCTTTCCTGGCGGCCTCCACCTTCCCACCATTCTCTTCACCTGAGCAACTTCTCCTTCCGCCCATTTTGTCTCCCATGACCCCTCGTGGCCAGCGCGCAGACCTGACTCAGCCCTCCTGCTCACACCTTCACGTTGCTCCCtgtctcctcccagccccctcgcCAGCAGTCCACTGAGGGCAGGGGCACTTCTTCACGCTTGCCCCATCCTCCACGCCCCCACCAGCCAAGTATACAGACTCCAGTAcagcccagaccagggctaggaGGACTGGTCCCGTGAAGAACCGCAGTTGAGGACCCCGTTTGGTTCATCCGTGTCCCTtatgtgaagacagcctgaagccAGGGCACAGCCGGTCTTCCCTAAAGAAGCTGAAGGCTTCTGTTGGCCAGGGGATCATCTCACCTCTTGAGCCCTTTTCTCCTTGGCTGCTAGGAAGCTCAGAACTTGATCCAGGGCTGCACCTTCGTACCACACTTGGTTTTTTTCTCTAATAACCAAGTTTTCCAGTTTAATTTTCCTCTGCTCCAGGGGTGCCTTTGACTTTGGCCACCTTCCTGGAAATCAGTGGGGCTGTACTTGGCACAGATTGAGCTGTGGGGTGACTGTTTTGTTGGAAATGGGGTGATAAcatcctcttcttttttctctcttcctctgttgTTGTGCAGGGACTGTCCCCATCCTTTGTTGTACGGGGACTGTCCCCTTCAGCACTGACCTCACCCCAGGCCCCAGGGAACACTCGTCCCCTGTCCCCAGAGCTGTCACCTCCCCGAGGACATGTGGACTAATGAAAGAGCCCACAAATTTTAGCTGAATGactgaatttataattttaaagccTTCTGAAATTGACTGATGTTCActtttaggtgttttttttgaaataaaaataccaaatcaTCCAAACCCAGTTAATCTAAATTTCTTTAAGACTAACCGTCTTTTTATTATAGTGAGGGGATGTTAGTTAAGGTGCGCTTCTTGTTTCCATCTAGGGGTTGGGGGGCAGAGGCCTCTGGCAGACTTTCAAGGTAAGAGTGGCCCCAGGAGTGTCTGGGGGTTCAGCCAGCCTTAGGACTAACTTGTACCCACAGCGGGTGATTGAGTTAGTGGGCTGGGCCATCCTAGGTGTCTGCCCAGAAGGTACTCAGATAGTACACAAACTTATGCCCAGGACTGAGGGGCAGAAAAACAATGGTTCAGCTCAACTCCCTGAGTCATGTGTGACCCTGGACTGGTCCTGTCCTTCCTGGAAGCCTCAGAGAGttggagagggaggaaagggaagagggccaGTTATGCTTACACATAAGTCTAACCCTGACCACACTTGGCCACTGTCATTCAACATGGTctaggaagtcctagccataatagctaaatgaaaaaaaaaaaaaagaaagaaataagaggaatccaatggcagaggaaaaaggaaaactgtcactctttgtagATGACATGGTACTCTATATAGAAAATGCTGAAGGCGACACCCAAAAACAAATAGAACCCGTCAGAAAACTCagttaagttgcaggatacaacattaatctACAGAGTCCATTTCGGGGAGACAAGAGTCGATGCCGGAGACCAGTTAGGGGCCCACAGCAGCCTTTCTGGCGGCCAGGCTCGGGGGTGGCAGCTGTGGGGTGAGGGCTGGTTGGGTCCGGGGTCTGTTTTGCACTTGGAGCCAATAGGACCCGCTGGACCGTGGGGTGTCGACTATACACCGACATGGCGAAGGCCCGAGCAAGGGGGAGTGAGGGGCATTTCCTGGGAGGGGGGCCCTGGGGCAAATCAGAGATTAGTCTTGATGCCAAGAAGTCCAGGTGTGTGCATCAGTCTCGTGTCTGCTTGTTTGTTGAAGTGAGAGTCAGTTCACGTGGCGTGCAGTTGACCATGTGAAAATGTACCCTTCGGTGCATTCCTCCTTCCCCGGAGACCATCCGCCCCCTTCAGGCAAtcacttcccctcccctcctgcacgGTTGTTTTGTTACCGTCTTTGATGTACTTGCCTCACTTTGGATCAGCGTGGTTCCGTGACATGTTTAGAAAGAAACAGGGCACCCAGCCTCCCTCCAAGCCTTGTTTCCAGCATCGGACACGCATCACTTAGGTGATTTTCCAATAAGGACGGGAAGACGAAGGGTTGCAGTTATGATTCTCTTTCTGGAGAGCCCGCGAGTGGGCGGGGCCCGCTGCTCCCGGGTCGGTGGAGGGTCAGGGATCTCCTGCCCCAGGAGATCTAACAGGACAGCCGCTGGCCTCAGGTGACCCTGGGCTACGCTTCTCGAAGCCGCGGCTTTCTTCCTCTTTGGTAAGCATGACCTTGGGGCTGTGAGCGAAGCTGATCAGTGGCCAGTACTCATGTCGGGAGCAGGATGGAGGGCTGAGGCCTCAGTTCCCGGGCCCTACTCCTCTCCTCTGAGGACCTCATCCAGTCTTGTGGATTTAAGTGCCATCTAGAGAGTGACTCCCCCAAATTTACACCTCCAGCCTGACTCTCTCCCCAAACCCTAGACTCAGATGTACAACTGCttgtcacccccccacccccacaatcTGTGTGTCCCCATCACCATTCCCCTTCTCAGTTACGGCAGCTCCATCCTTCCAGATTTTCCCACCTGCATCCAATCCATCAGCCAGCCCCGTTGGCCCTACCTTGGGGATCTGTCCATCCCCTACTGCCCTCTTGCCATCTCCAGCTCCACCCCCCAAGCCAGCCACCAGGGACACTCAtctcctctctgctcctctgtccctgcccttgccccccaccccgaccccagaCTCTTCCCACTGCCGGAGGATCTTCTTTCAAAATTTAAGGCAGACCGTGGCGTGTCTCTGTGCAAACCCTCCCCAGGCTCCACCTCACTGGGAGTAAAACCCCAAACCCAAAGCCCACCAGATCGATGGGGTCAGGGCTCCCACGtgctctgacctcatctcccacagggttccaccatctgGAACATCCATcagtcttccttggtgaaatgtctgtttacataatttgcccatttttaaaattggactTGTTCGTGTTGTtaagttttgagaattctttatgcATTCTGGATAGGATCCCTTTGTCAGATAAATgaattgcaagtattttctcctggtggcttgtcttttcattctcttaagagCAGAAGTTTTGTAAATTTTGATGAGTCTAATTTACCAATTTTTGTAAATGGATTGTGAATCTAGTGTTATATCAAAGAGATCTTTGCTAACCAAAGGTCCAGGAAGATTTTCTCCCAAAAGTTTTACTTTGTGAGGTTTTAGACCTAGGACTATTATTTGCTttgaattaagtttttaaaatagtgCCAGATATGAatgaagttattttttcttttcttgctttggatgttcagttgttccagcatcacttgttgaaaagactgcccTTCTTAACTGAATCACCTTTGCAAAACAAAATGAGTATATTCCGTTCCACTTGTCTTTTTGTCCCTCTTTATACCAACATTACTGTCCTCTTTACTGTAGCTTTACGATGAGTCTTGAAGTCAGTCCTCCAACAGGTCTTCCTTTTCAAAGTTGCTTTGGTTCTTCTAAATCctctgcatttccatacaaattttagaatcagctagtCAATTtctaccccccaaaaaaaccctgctggtattttgattgggatgtgctgaatctatagattaattgGGGGAAAATTGTCATTTTACCTATATTAAATCTTCTGGGCCCTGAACAGAGATACCGCCtcactatttaggtcttctttgatttctctcagcaGAGTTTTCTAGTTTTCGGAGCACAGGTTTTACACATCTTTCATCAgatttattcctgagtattttgtaattttgatgCTATTCAAAATTATCCTTCTATATTTCAATGTCTGATTGTTTGTTACTagaatatgcaaataaaattgatttttgtatgttgatcatAAGAGATCCTGCAACTTTGATAACTCACCGATTAGTTCTTTTTGGTAGAGTCCATCAGGTTTTCTAAATAGGTGATTATGCagtctgtgaataaagacagttttacttctttccaatcTGAATGCTTTTTTTTATTGCCTGGCTAGACccttctataaaaattttgaataaaagtagtgagagtggacatccttgcctcatTAATGGTGTTAGGGAGAaatcttcagtttttcaccattaattaagtatgatattaactAAAGGCTTTTCATAGATGTTCATTATCAGGTTGAAAAAGATCCCTTTTATTTGTAGTTGTTACTAGGAGTAGATGTgagattttgtcagatgctttttctgcatcttttgagacactagttttcctttttagtctgttaatatggtaaatttcattggttggtttttaaatattaaaccatccttgcattcctggaataaacctcacTTAGTCATGacgtattatcctttttatatattgttggatttgatttgctgaaaacatttaaagatttttttctcatatatcttcatgagggatattggtctagttttctggttttggtattgggaTAATGAGTTGAGAAGTTGTTTAGGAAAAAAACTCCCTCTGTCAGTCTCTTCTGCTCTCAATTTTGTACTGCGATACTATTTCACTTCTGACACATCTGGTCAGCAGTGTGAGGGGTTTCCCCACGCCAAGCTGGGTGCCTTACAATTTAACTCAAGTCTGACAccgtctacctggagatagcatcagaccccacaagttaagggctcagtcctacaagactgcccccctACCCTGCTTTCAGATGCCAATTGCACACCTGTGACTATAAATCAGAATTGCCCATGACCCCCTTCTTGGGTTGGATCATTTGCTAGAGCAGGAAAActgtttactcactagattaccaATTTATTATGAAAGGATATGTCTGAGGAACAGCCTGATGAAAGAGATgaatagggcaaggtatgggggaggggtgtggagtcCGTGCTATCTGGGTGCACTGTTCTCCTTGCATCTCCACATATCACCAACCCAGCAGCTCTGCGAACCCATctttttggggttttatggaggctccatgacataggcatgattgaataaatcattggccattggcaattgattcaacctgtagcccctctcccctccccagagtcaGGGTAGGGAAGGCTGGGGCTGAAATTTCCAATCCTCTAATTACGTGGTTGTTTCCTCTGGCAACCAGCTCCCATCCTTAggagctttccaaaagtcacctcattaacataaagtcAAGTGTGATTGAAGGGGActtgttatgaataacagaaACCCATTTCACCTTTATTGTTCTGGAACTATTTCAGGAACTGAGAGCAAAAGATGCCCCCTGTGGCTCTAATCACTTTAGGAACTTACAGAAGTTTCAGGAGCTATGTGTTAGGAACTCTGGGCAAagaccaaaatatatatttcttattataagtcACAATGTCACAGAAGTaccattttccattttctagagCCACTTGTGTAGAATTGATATGATATCTTCCTTAAACATTAgttagaattctcctgtgaggCCGTCTGGGTCTGAAGTTTCTTTGTGGAAAGATTTTTAACTACaatctcaatttctttaatagatatagggctattgaggttatctatttcttcttgagtgaactTTGGTAGTTTGGAAATTTCAAGAAATTTGCCCAGTTtacctaagttgtcaaatttattgacaTCGAGTTGTTCATATTAGTCTCTTATTATCCTCTTAATACGTGtagaatctgtagtgatgtcaccTCTCCCACTCCTGATATTGATGATTGtgtcttttctcttgttttcctaATCGGTTTcctgtcaattttattgatctcaaggaatcaacttttggttttcatttattttctccactatttctgttttctatttctttgatttctactctttattatttcttttcttctgcc
This window encodes:
- the HTRA3 gene encoding serine protease HTRA3 isoform X4; its protein translation is MQARALLLAALVALALAREPLATSCPARCDVSRCPSPRCPGGYVPDLCNCCLVCAAVEGEPCGRAVDSPCGESLECVRGVCRCRWAHAVCGTDGHTYVNVCALQAASRRALQLSGTPVRQLQKGACPSGLHQLTSPRYKFNFIADVVEKIAPAVVHIELFLRHPLFGRNVPLSSGSGFIMSEAGLIVTNAHVVSSTNTVSGRQQLKVQLQNGDTYEATIKDIDKKSDIATIKIHPKKKLPALSLGHSADLRPGEFVVAIGSPFALQNTVTTGIVSTAQRDGRELGLRDSDMDYIQTDAIINYGNSGGPLVNLDGEVIGINTLKVAAGISFAIPSDRITRFLTEFQDKHGKAPSPAVH
- the HTRA3 gene encoding serine protease HTRA3 isoform X3, whose product is MQARALLLAALVALALAREPLATSCPARCDVSRCPSPRCPGGYVPDLCNCCLVCAAVEGEPCGRAVDSPCGESLECVRGVCRCRWAHAVCGTDGHTYVNVCALQAASRRALQLSGTPVRQLQKGACPSGLHQLTSPRYKFNFIADVVEKIAPAVVHIELFLRHPLFGRNVPLSSGSGFIMSEAGLIVTNAHVVSSTNTVSGRQQLKVQLQNGDTYEATIKDIDKKSDIATIKIHPKKKLPALSLGHSADLRPGEFVVAIGSPFALQNTVTTGIVSTAQRDGRELGLRDSDMDYIQTDAIINYGNSGGPLVNLDGEVIGINTLKVAAGISFAIPSDRITRFLTEFQDKHGKGTVPILCCTGTVPFSTDLTPGPREHSSPVPRAVTSPRTCGLMKEPTNFS